The following proteins are co-located in the Camelina sativa cultivar DH55 chromosome 12, Cs, whole genome shotgun sequence genome:
- the LOC104731457 gene encoding dof zinc finger protein DOF4.4-like: protein MDNVSVFAKGENQLNGEKPPPQVCARCSSVNTKFCYYNNYNMSQPRYFCKECRRYWTQGGTLRNVPVGGGCRKPKRPRIEQSSVSQVATFENQPVNHQPLRLVHENNESVGLFGGSTSSSSSPAAVAAVLGKHLGYLAELRGVTNVPQVRGLRPVLLDRLDFVDQHKWNQSINNTMNVNHEASSSGSRGSSDTETNSNNDNKDQKYLFD, encoded by the exons ATGGATAACGTGAGTGTTTTCGCAAAGGGAGAGAACCAACTGAACGGAGAGAAGCCCCCACCGCAAGTGTGTGCAAGGTGTAGCTCTGTTAACACAAAGTTCTGCTACTATAACAACTATAACATGTCTCAGCCGCGCTACTTCTGCAAGGAATGTCGTCGATACTGGACTCAAGGTGGGACTTTGAGGAACGTCCCGGTTGGTGGAGGTTGCCGTAAGCCCAAGCGTCCAAGGATAGAACAATCCTCTGTTTCTCAGGTGGCTACCTTTGAGAACCAACCAGTTAATCATCAACCTTTGAGACTTGTTCATGAAAACAACGAGTCTGTTGGACTTTTTGGTggttctacttcttcttcctcttctcctgcTGCTGTTGCTGCCGTTCTTGGGAAGCATTTGGGTTATTTGGCTGAACTTCGTGGTGTAACCAATGTGCCTCAAGTTCGAGGTCTTCGACCTGTACTGCTGGATCGCTTGGATTTTG TGGATCAGCACAAGTGGAACCAAAGCATCAACAACACTATGAATGTGAATCATGAAGCAAGCTCTAGTGGAAGCAGAGGATCTTCAGACACCGAGACGAACAGCAACAACGACAACAAAGATCAGAAGTACCTGTTTGATTAG
- the LOC104731458 gene encoding late embryogenesis abundant protein 1-like — translation MAAMQLTRTALFGLSKAFPGIKAPATLAASTRKISRVCFASSVSHSEGRNPQDNARDSRADSAYGSQKWREDTGENYAQAAKDKANEGASKAADKAYETKEQAKDKAYETKEQAKDTAYNAKETAKDYAERTKDKVNEGASKAADKAEDTKERAKSYAEDTMDDAKAKARDAKEKVKEYGEDTKEKAEGIKETVKGKAEELGEKTKETVKGAWESTKNAAQTVTEAVVGPEDDAEKARADIDKSVEDHTKSKWKKQAEKDRKDDDDFITFN, via the exons atggcGGCTATGCAACTAACAAGAACTGCTCTCTTTGGTCTCTCAAAGGCTTTCCCTGGAATCAAAGCTCCGGCAACTCTCGCTGCTTCTACTAGAAAAATCTCTCGCGTCTGCTTCGCCTCATCCGTTAGCCATTCCGAG GGGAGAAATCCGCAAGATAACGCTAGAGATTCTAGGGCTGATTCAGCTTACGGTTCACAGAAATGGAGGGAGGATACTGGAGAAAACTATGCCCAAGCGGCTAAAGACAAGGCTAACGAAGGAGCCAGCAAAGCTGCTGATAAAGCATACGAGACAAAAGAGCAAGCAAAGGATAAAGCATACGAAACAAAAGAGCAAGCAAAGGACACAGCGTACAATGCAAAAGAGACGGCTAAGGATTATGCGGAACGGACTAAAGACAAGGTGAACGAAGGTGCGTCTAAGGCAGCTGATAAAGCTgaagatacaaaagaaagagCCAAGAGTTATGCTGAGGATACAATGGACGACGCAAAAGCGAAAGCTAGAGATGCGAAAGAGAAGGTCAAAGAGTATGGAGAAGATACTAAGGAGAAGGCAGAAGGGATTAAGGAGACTGTGAAGGGTAAAGCTGAGGAGCTTGGAGAGAAAACGAAGGAGACTGTGAAAGGAGCTTGGGAGAGTACCAAAAATGCTGCTCAAACCGTGACTGAAGCTGTGGTTGGGCCGGAAGATGATGCGGAGAAGGCACGGGCTGATATCGATAAAAGCGTGGAAGATCATACGAAGTCGAAGTGGAAGAAACAAGCAGAGAAAGATCGGAAAGACGACGATGATTTCATAACATTTAACTGA
- the LOC104731459 gene encoding transcription initiation factor IIE subunit beta-like: MALKEQLDKFNKQQEKCQSTLSSIASSRERSGTSSRQYVPLPAAITQNKPDAAPVRFSDNTKQLQYINNIRNSAVGAQMKLVIDLLFKSREAYTAEQINKACYVDMKANKDVFDRLKKNPRVHYDGRRFSYKARHDIKDKSQLRSLVFKYQNGIDVADLKDAYPNIMEDLQALAASGDIFWMTVNTVSKEGIAYPNVEDYPFKIDNELKAIFRDMDVPSDMLDVEKELRKIGLKPATNTAERRAAEQLHGVPNKPIDKKKKKQEISKRTKLTNSHMPELFNSINASSSRN, encoded by the exons ATGGCTTTAAAGGAGCAGCTAGATAAGTTCAACAAACAGCAAGAGAAATGTCAATCTACTCTTTCCAGCATTGCTTCTTCAAGAGAAAGATCGGGGACTTCGTCGAGGCAGTACGTGCCTCTGCCTGCGGCAATCACTCAGAATAAGCCTGATGCTGCTCCTGTCAGGTTTTCAGACAATACCAAGCAACTTCAGTACATTAACAACATAAGAAACAGTGCTGTTGGAGCTCAAATGAAGCTTGTCATTGATCTTTTGTTCAAG TCAAGGGAAGCATATACGGCAGAGCAAATAAACAAAGCTTGTTACGTTGATATGAAAGCCAATAAGGATGTTTTTGATAGATTGAAGAAGAATCCTAGAGTGCATTATGACGGAAGAAGGTTCTCTTACAAG GCTAGGCACGATATCAAGGACAAGAGCCAGCTTCGTTCGTTGGTATTCAAATACCAAAATGGGATTGATGTGGCTGATCTCAAAGATGCATACCCAAACATCATGGAAGATTTGCAG gCTCTGGCAGCTTCAGGTGACATTTTTTGGATGACAGTAAACACTGTTTCAAAAGAGGGCATTGCGTATCCAAATGTTGAAGACTATCCGTTTAAGATTGATAACGAATTGAAAGCTATATTCCGCGACATGGACGTCCCGAGCGACATGCTGGACGTGGAGAAGGAGCTGCGAAAGATCGGTTTGAAGCCGGCCACAAACACTGCGGAGAGGAGAGCTGCTGAACAGCTCCATGGCGTACCGAATAAACCAatagataagaagaagaagaaacaagagatcaGCAAGAGAACCAAACTCACCAATTCCCATATGCCTGAGCTCTTCAACAGCATTAACGCTAGCAGTTCCCGGAACTGA
- the LOC104731460 gene encoding alpha carbonic anhydrase 4-like, translating to MEPNTKTIFLFAMFFFDIFFPNILLVYAREVGHKASYTYKQKTDKGPEGWGNIDPDWKVCNTGKFQSPIDLTNERVSLVHDQAWKLDYKPAPAVIVNRGHDIMVSWKGDAGKVTIHQTDFKLVQCHWHTPSEHTINGTSYDLELHMVHTSAHGKHAVIGVLYKLGEPNEFIAKLLNGIKGVEKKEKDIGMVDPREARFQSKIYRYIGSLTAPPCTEGVIWTVLTKVNTVSMEQITALKEAVDDGFEVNSRPVQDPHGRSVWFYNHNV from the exons AtggaaccaaacacaaaaacaattttcttgTTTGCAATGTTTTTCTTCGATATCTTTTTCCCTAATATTCTACTCGTTTATGCTCGTGAAGTCGGT CACAAAGCATCATatacatacaaacaaaaaacagacaAAGGACCAGAGGGATGGGGTAACATAGATCCTGATTGGAAAGTTTGTAACACCGGAAAATTTCAATCTCCGATCGATCTTACCAACGAAAGAGTCAGTCTTGTTCATGATCAAGCATGGAAATTAGATTACAAACCAGCTCCGGCTGTAATTGTAAACAGAGGACATGACATTATG GTATCGTGGAAAGGAGATGCTGGAAAAGTAACAATACATCAAACGGATTTTAAATTGGTGCAATGCCATTGGCATACTCCCTCTGAGCATACCATTAACGGAACcag TTACGATTTGGAGCTTCACATGGTTCACACGAGTGCTCATGGCAAACATGCAGTGATTGGTGTTCTTTACAAATTAGGTGAACCTAATGAATTCATTGCAAAG CTACTAAATGGAATAAAAGGAgtggagaaaaaagagaaagatatagGGATGGTGGATCCTCGAGAGGCTAGGTTTCAGAGCAAAATCTATAGATACATTGGGTCGTTAACTGCTCCTCCTTGCACTGAAGGCGTTATTTGGACCGTACTCACAAAG GTGAACACAGTATCAATGGAGCAAATTACAGCTCTGAAGGAAGCCGTTGACGAT GGGTTTGAGGTAAATTCAAGACCGGTTCAAGACCCACATGGAAGATCAGTTTGGTTCTACAATCATAATGTTTGA
- the LOC104733443 gene encoding alpha carbonic anhydrase 4-like — protein IKXEPNEFLTKLLNGIKAVGNKEVDLGVIDPREIRFQTRKFYRYIGSLTVPPCTEGVLWTVVKRVNTISMEQITALREAVDDGFETNSRPVQDSKGRSVWFYDPNV, from the exons ATCAAAGANGAACCTAATGAATTCCTCACAAAG CTACTAAATGGAATAAAAGCAGTGGGAAACAAAGAGGTAGATCTAGGTGTGATTGATCCTCGAGAGATTAGGTTTCAAACCAGAAAATTCTATAGATACATTGGCTCTCTCACTGTTCCTCCATGCACCGAAGGCGTTCTTTGGACTGTCGTCAAAAgg GTGAACACAATATCAATGGAGCAAATCACAGCTCTGAGGGAAGCCGTTGATGAT GGGTTTGAGACAAATTCAAGACCGGTTCAAGACTCAAAGGGCAGATCAGTTTGGTTCTACGATCCAAATGTTTGA
- the LOC104733444 gene encoding alpha carbonic anhydrase 4-like: MEGFVFYYLVFFQFLVLSLLFHSTNFLSFVSKFRLIYVFVSVFNPKTDDETPFTYEQKTEKGPEGWGNINPEWKVCNTGRFQSPIDLTNERVSLIHDQAWHRQYQPAPAVITNRGHDIMVSWKGDAGKITIRQTDFKLVQCHWHSPSEHTVNGTRYDLELHMVHTSARGRTAVIGVLYKLGEPNEFLTKLLNGIKAVGNKEVDLGVIDPREIRFQTRKFYRYIGSLTVPPCTEGVLWTVVKRVNTISMEQITALREAVDDGFETNSRPVQDSKGRSVWFYDPNV, encoded by the exons ATGGagggttttgttttctattatcttgtctttttccaatttttggtG CTCTCTCTCCTATTTCATTCTACtaactttttatcttttgtatcAAAATTCAgacttatatatgtttttgtttctgtttttaatcCGAAAACAGACGATGAAACTCCATTCACATATGAACAAAAGACAGAGAAAGGACCAGAGGGATGGGGCAACATAAATCCGGAATGGAAAGTTTGTAACACCGGAAGATTCCAATCTCCGATCGATCTCACAAACGAAAGAGTCAGCCTTATCCATGATCAAGCTTGGCATAGGCAATACCAACCAGCTCCTGCTGTCATTACAAACAGAGGACATGACATTAtg GTATCGTGGAAAGGAGATGCTGGGAAAATAACAATACGACAAACTGATTTTAAATTGGTGCAATGCCATTGGCATTCACCCTCTGAGCATACCGTCAACGGAACTAGGTATGACCTAGAGCTTCACATGGTTCACACGAGTGCTCGAGGCAGAACTGCAGTTATTGGAGTTCTTTACAAACTAGGCGAACCTAATGAATTCCTCACAAAG CTACTAAATGGAATAAAAGCAGTGGGAAACAAAGAGGTAGATCTAGGTGTGATTGATCCTCGAGAGATTAGGTTTCAAACCAGAAAATTCTATAGATACATTGGCTCTCTCACTGTTCCTCCATGCACCGAAGGCGTTCTTTGGACTGTCGTCAAAAgg GTGAACACAATATCAATGGAGCAAATCACAGCTCTGAGGGAAGCCGTTGATGAT GGGTTTGAGACAAATTCAAGACCGGTTCAAGACTCAAAGGGCAGATCAGTTTGGTTCTACGATCCAAATGTTTGA